One window of Papaver somniferum cultivar HN1 chromosome 9, ASM357369v1, whole genome shotgun sequence genomic DNA carries:
- the LOC113313668 gene encoding putative disease resistance protein RGA1 isoform X2, with protein sequence MEERILDYGASEVLKKLVFAISREMSMAWGVKDELKKLNQTLELIANKTSDAERKQVNDHAVSLWLRRLKDVSYDADDVLDEFSYEATRRSEKNRKVKKNFYSSNPLAFRFKLARQIKGINKRLEDIATDMGRFKLQTSSGPYEQHNKRLTASFIGDDLKIVGRDEDKSNIIRMLTMTDSISSSKSSQSSSIEKVSAISIVGIGGLGKTTLVKSIYKDRSVENHFMKRFWVSTSDNFDVFKILRNIMESITDSNSEDFSSVAVLAHQVRESLKGTKYLLVLSDLWSEDLMGWNNLKSVLDFGSVGSKIIVTTRSQRVASMVQGLFPPYNLGALSAAECWSIMKNKAFFPGGASETPTMENIGKDIAKKCGGSPLAAKFFGCLMHSQNDEKHWLSIRDDKSLETNGYEGIIRILKLSYDNLSSHLKQCFVYCCLFPKDWVFNRETLIRLWIAEGFIHPFNEGNGNSLEDIGNDYFLSLLSSCFFQDVEKNDLGDITWFTMHDLVHDLALSLASGEVAICKASGMENDASGIRRLLLMGEGLLPITISDVLENAKKLRTFFFQGGIYPNASINKRLRVIHRLGAKRQPETISSSNFKFKHIRYFDLSYCNFEDVHAESIHQLYNLQTLDLHHSKNVQNIFKEGIGSLISLRCLDLSSSDANLLPDSIGHLQNLSSLDISSTKISELPDSICLLYNLTRFNFSHCRQLKALPRNFGALTQLRSLDLIGTEITELPESLTSNICKLEFVTFGESCKFPEDIKNWVELRHLKSWGRRVHHVIAPKGIEKLIRLEILAPYLVRKEAFSTRISNDSSSSIQELADLNSLRKLVILSLENVRGGKIEAEKAKLKDKQNIQDLYLGWKSEEEEEVEDDEDEYKAAINSVMVLEGLQPHPNLEILSIKGFLGLKLPKWLGSSSCLPNLVELRFENCNSCIILVGLGQLPCLEILRIMGMDSLECLGEEFYYREEEESTTYSAKPTTRTLFPSLIKLIIENMKNLIEWVAPPSRYISFPCLEEVDIYRCGNLITVPDFRLCTSLRELSIQGCDKLNKESTSYGFIQKEEQPDDPSDVYQSLTTERYRAQKISSGTPEIREIEKVSHTSNLENVRGGMEDVERLKLKEMQHLEDLNHSWNYPYDDADVGIDGSANDGKVLEGLHPSPNQKILTISGFEGLKLPKWMGLSHLVELYFSDCKRCEKLPALGMLPCLVVLRIYGMMSLKCLGQEFYFPEESTSSSAKATLATILFPSLIRFELGDIDNLEEWVAPLPHYCMAFPVLETLGIIGCSKLTSIPDFRLTTSLWELTIEDCDKLYTKSISYVEQNDDPNPITTESAVRWNYYRAGTTDRYLVKEITSGTAEDSGIQDITALETEKFLHIRNLENVRGGREVAERAKLRDKQHLEDLYLSWDSFEDGCIDRSVNDGEVLEGLQPHPNLQKLTISGSRGLKLPNWMGFSNYLPHLVEIYFYGCNSCKQLPALGMLPCLRILKIEEMNLLQSLGQEFYYQQQESSCAGSSSSNYGEIKEEKINTKKQTRQAFSSFFKKNKKPETSLPSSSGISVFHSLVELNLIDMSILEEWAAPHDSFKPFSSLESLIVSGCLRLKSIPFSSCSSLKNLELCHTNDEAVNLILASTGGERLTTLASVSIKYSPQLQFFPVLLLQNNDTRIQSLEIAHCPNFKGFRILNNKELRANVSSDTGFNCSCLPSFKLFDYVKLASSDTGFDNNISSLCSLKLFDCPALSSVPDLREWNSLNQLWIEDCDKLKESFSYSLKSLTHLRPLYVDGFINPPQN encoded by the exons ATGGAAGAGCGTATTCTTGATTATGGTGCATCAGAAGTGTTGAAAAAGCTGGTATTTGCCATTAGCAGGGAGATGAGTATGGCATGGGGTGTTAAGGATGAGCTGAAAAAGCTTAACCAAACATTGGAATTGATTGCGAATAAAACATCCGATGCGGAGCGGAAGCAGGTGAATGATCATGCGGTTTCTCTTTGGTTGAGAAGGCTTAAAGATGTTTCTTACGATGCTGATGATGTTCTGGATGAGTTTTCTTATGAAGCTACGCGTCGATCTGAGAAGAACCGTAAGGTAAAAAAAAATTTCTATTCCTCCAACCCCCTTGCCTTTCGTTTTAAACTGGCTAGACAAATCAAGGGTATCAATAAACGGTTGGAAGATATTGCAACTGATATGGGAAGATTTAAGCTTCAAACTAGTAGTGGTCCATATGAACAGCATAACAAGCGTCTAACTGCTTCATTCATTGGAGATGATCTGAAAATTGTAGGAAGAGATGAAGATAAATCAAATATAATTAGGATGCTAACAATGACGGATAGcatatcgtcgtcaaaatcttctCAATCATCTTCTATCGAAAAAGTCTCCGCCATATCCATAGTTGGTATCGGGGGACTAGGAAAGACCACTCTAGTAAAGTCCATATACAAAGACAGATCAGTAGAAAATCATTTCATGAAGAGATTTTGGGTTTCTACTTCTGATAATTTCGATGTGTTTAAGATTTTAAGAAATATTATGGAGTCCATCACTGATTCTAATAGCGAAGATTTTTCAAGCGTTGCTGTATTGGCACATCAAGTAAGAGAAAGcttaaaaggaacaaaatatttgctAGTTCTAAGTGACCTGTGGAGTGAAGATCTCATGGGATGGAATAACCTTAAGAGTGTCCTAGATTTCGGCTCTGTTGGTAGTAAGATTATAGTCACTACACGCAGTCAAAGAGTTGCATCGATGGTGCAAGGTTTATTTCCTCCTTACAATCTAGGTGCGTTATCAGCAGCTGAGTGTTGGTCCATTATGAAGAACAAAGCTTTTTTTCCGGGGGGAGCGTCCGAGACTCCAACTATGGAAAATATTGGGAAGGATATAGCAAAAAAATGTGGAGGTTCGCCGCTTGCTGCAAAGTTTTTCGGTTGTCTTATGCACTCGCAGAATGATGAAAAGCATTGGTTGTCGATCAGAGACGACAAAAGCTTAGAGACAAATGGTTACGAGGGAATCATACGGATACTGAAATTGAGTTATGATAATTTATCATCCCATTTGAAACAGTGTTTTGTATATTGTTGTTTATTTCCAAAAGATTGGGTATTTAACAGAGAAACACTGATTCGGTTGTGGATAGCCGAAGGATTCATTCATCCATTTAACGAAGGAAATGGAAACTCGCTTGAAGATATTGGTAACGattatttccttagtttgttgtCTAGCTGTTTCTTTCAAGATGTAGAAAAGAATGACTTAGGTGACATCACATGGTTCACAATGCACGATCTAGTACATGATCTTGCGTTAAGTTTGGCTTCCGGTGAAGTCGCAATTTGCAAAGCAAGTGGAATGGAAAATGATGCGTCTGGAATTCGTCGCCTGCTGTTAATGGGGGAAGGACTACTACCAATAACAATTTCTGATGTATTAGAGAACGCAAAAAAGCTGAGGACATTTTTTTTTCAAGGAGGCATTTATCCGAATGCAAGTATTAACAAGCGTCTTCGGGTAATACATCGACTTGGTGCTAAAAGGCAACCAGAAACTATATCTTCTTCCAATTTCAAGTTTAAACACATAAGGTACTTTGACCTCAGTTATTGTAATTTTGAAGATGTTCATGCGGAGTCCATTCACCAACTCTACAATCTCCAAACTCTCGATCTTCACCATTCCAAAAATGTTCAAAACATTTTCAAAGAAGGAATTGGTTCTTTGATTAGTTTGCGATGTCTAGATCTGTCTTCTTCAGACGCCAACCTTCTGCCTGATTCTATTGGTCATCTCCAAAATCTATCGTCCCTTGATATTTCATCTACAAAAATCTCAGAGTTACCCGATTCAATCTGTCTCCTATATAATTTAACCAGGTTCAACTTCAGCCATTGCCGTCAATTAAAAGCACTACCTCGTAACTTTGGAGCTTTGACACAACTAAGGTCACTTGATTTGATTGGTACTGAAATAACAGAGTTGCCCGAGTCTTTGACTAGCAACATCTGTAAATTAGAGTTTGTGACCTTTGGAGAGTCTTGTAAATTTCCTGAAGACATCAAGAATTGGGTGGAATTGAGACATCTGAAGTCCTGGGGACGGAGAGTTCATCATGTAATAGCACCTAAAGGTATAGAAAAGCTAATTCGGTTGGAAATTTTAGCTCCTTACCTGGTGAGGAAAGAAGCTTTCTCAACCAGAATCAGTAATGATTCTAGTTCTTCTATCCAAGAATTAGCAGATCTAAACTCTCTCCGGAAGTTAGTGATACTAAGTCTAGAGAACGTGAGAGGTGGTAAAATAGAGGCGGAGAAGGCAAAGTTAAAAGATAAGCAAAACATTCAAGATTTGTATTTAGGATGGaaatctgaagaagaagaagaagtagaagatgatgaagatgaatataaGGCTGCTATCAATTCTGTTATGGTGCTGGAAGGTCTCCAACCTCATCCTAATTTGGAGATATTGTCTATCAAGGGTTTTCTCGGTTTAAAGCTTCCGAAGTGGTTGGGTTCATCTTCCTGTCTTCCTAATTTAGTGGAATTAAGATTTGAGAACTGCAACAGCTGTATAATTCTTGTTGGTCTCGGTCAGCTCCCATGTCTTGAGATTCTTCGTATTATGGGTATGGATTCACTGGAGTGTTTGGGTGAAGAGTTTTATTaccgggaagaagaagaaagcactACTTATTCTGCAAAACCTACAACAAGAACATTATTCCCTTCGCTAATCAAGTTGATAATTGAGAATATGAAGAATTTAATAGAATGGGTTGCTCCTCCGTCAAGGTATATTTCATTCCCTTGCCTCGAGGAAGTCGACATCTATAGATGCGGTAATTTGATAACTGTACCCGACTTTCGACTGTGTACTTCTCTCCGAGAATTAAGCATTCAAGGTTGCGACAAATTAAATAAGGAGTCTACATCCTATGGttttattcaaaaggaagagcAGCCTGATGATCCATCCGATGTATATCAATCACTTACTACCGAGAG ATACCGGGCTCAGAAAATATCCTCTGGAACACCTGAAATCAG AGAGATCGAGAAGGTTTCACATACAAGTAATCTCGAGAATGTGAGAGGTGGAATGGAAGATGTGGAGAGACTAAAGTTAAAGGAAATGCAACACCTTGAGGATTTGAATCATTCTTGGAATTATCCATATGATGATGCTGACGTGGGTATTGATGGAAGTGCAAATGATGGAAAGGTGTTGGAAGGTCTTCATCCTAGCCCCAATCAAAAGATATTGACCATATCTGGGTTTGAAGGTTTAAAGCTTCCAAAGTGGATGGGTTTGTCACATTTGGTGGAATTATATTTCTCAGACTGCAAGAGATGTGAGAAGCTTCCTGCACTTGGTATGCTCCCCTGCCTTGTAGTTCTTCGGATTTATGGAATGATGTCGTTGAAGTGTTTGGGTCAGGAATTCTACTTCCCAGAAGAAAGCACCAGTAGTTCTGCAAAAGCTACACTAGCAACTATATTATTCCCATCGTTAATCAGGTTCGAGCTCGGTGATATTGATAATTTAGAAGAATGGGTTGCTCCTCTCCCACATTATTGTATGGCCTTCCCTGTTCTTGAAACTCTAGGAATTATTGGTTGTAGTAAATTGACATCTATACCAGATTTTCGGCTAACTACTTCTCTCTGGGAGTTAACCATTGAAGATTGTGACAAGTTGTATACGAAATCTATATCCTATGTGGAGCAGAATGATGATCCAAATCCAATTACCACCGAGTCGGCAGTGCGGTGGAATTATTACCGAGCTGGTACAACTGACAG GTACTTGGTTAAAGAAATCACCTCTGGAACAGCTGAAGACAG TGGAATTCAAGATATAACGGCACTAGAGACTGAGAAATTTTTACATATAAGAAATCTGGAGAATGTGAGAGGTGGAAGAGAAGTCGCAGAAAGAGCTAAGTTAAGGGACAAGCAACACCTTGaggatttgtatctatcttgggATTCTTTTGAGGATGGGTGTATTGATAGAAGTGTGAATGATGGAGAGGTGTTGGAAGGTCTCCAACCTCACCCTAATTTGCAGAAGTTGACAATATCTGGTTCTAGAGGTTTAAAGCTTCCGAACTGGATGGGTTTCTCTAATTATCTTCCTCATCTGGTGGAGATATATTTCTACGGGTGCAATAGTTGTAAGCAACTTCCTGCGTTGGGTATGCTCCCTTGTCTTAGAATTCTTAAGATAGAGGAAATGAATTTACTGCAGTCTTTGGGTCAGGAGTTTTATTACCAGCAACAAGAAAGTAGCTGtgctggcagcagcagcagcaactacggagaaataaaagaagaaaaaatcaatacTAAGAAACAGACTAGGCAAGcattttcatcatttttcaagaaaaacaaaaaacctgAAACATCTTTGCCATCATCATCTGGAATATCAGTGTTTCATTCGTTGGTTGAGTTGAATCTTATAGATATGTCAATTCTTGAAGAATGGGCTGCTCCTCATGATTCTTTTAAACCCTTCTCATcccttgaaagtttgattgtcagTGGCTGCTTAAGGTTGAAATCTATACCattttcttcatgttcttctcttaAGAACTTGGAGTTGTGTCATACCAACGACGAGGCGGTTAACTTGATCTTAGCCAGCACAGGAGGAGAACGACTGACCACCCTTGCATCTGTGTCCATAAAGTATTCGCCTCAACTTCAATTTTTCCCTGTGTTGTTACTCCAAAACAACGACACTCGTATTCAATCCCTAGAAATCGCACACTGCCCAAACTTTAAAGGTTTTCGTATTCTTAACAATAAGGAACTCCGAGCAAATGTATCTTCAGACACTGGTTTCAACTGCAGCTGTCTCCCCTCATTcaagttatttgattatgtgaaGTTAGCATCTTCAGACACTGGATTCGACAACAACATCAGCTCTCTCTGCTCGCTGAAGTTATTTGATTGTCCTGCTTTGTCATCTGTTCCGGATCTAAGAGAATGGAATTCTCTCAATCAACTATGGATTGAGGATTGTGATAAACTGAAAGAATCTTTTTCTTATAGTTTGAAATCCCTGACACATCTTAGACCATTGTATGTTGATGGCTTCATCAATCCACCTCAAAACTAA
- the LOC113313668 gene encoding putative disease resistance protein RGA1 isoform X1 — protein MEERILDYGASEVLKKLVFAISREMSMAWGVKDELKKLNQTLELIANKTSDAERKQVNDHAVSLWLRRLKDVSYDADDVLDEFSYEATRRSEKNRKVKKNFYSSNPLAFRFKLARQIKGINKRLEDIATDMGRFKLQTSSGPYEQHNKRLTASFIGDDLKIVGRDEDKSNIIRMLTMTDSISSSKSSQSSSIEKVSAISIVGIGGLGKTTLVKSIYKDRSVENHFMKRFWVSTSDNFDVFKILRNIMESITDSNSEDFSSVAVLAHQVRESLKGTKYLLVLSDLWSEDLMGWNNLKSVLDFGSVGSKIIVTTRSQRVASMVQGLFPPYNLGALSAAECWSIMKNKAFFPGGASETPTMENIGKDIAKKCGGSPLAAKFFGCLMHSQNDEKHWLSIRDDKSLETNGYEGIIRILKLSYDNLSSHLKQCFVYCCLFPKDWVFNRETLIRLWIAEGFIHPFNEGNGNSLEDIGNDYFLSLLSSCFFQDVEKNDLGDITWFTMHDLVHDLALSLASGEVAICKASGMENDASGIRRLLLMGEGLLPITISDVLENAKKLRTFFFQGGIYPNASINKRLRVIHRLGAKRQPETISSSNFKFKHIRYFDLSYCNFEDVHAESIHQLYNLQTLDLHHSKNVQNIFKEGIGSLISLRCLDLSSSDANLLPDSIGHLQNLSSLDISSTKISELPDSICLLYNLTRFNFSHCRQLKALPRNFGALTQLRSLDLIGTEITELPESLTSNICKLEFVTFGESCKFPEDIKNWVELRHLKSWGRRVHHVIAPKGIEKLIRLEILAPYLVRKEAFSTRISNDSSSSIQELADLNSLRKLVILSLENVRGGKIEAEKAKLKDKQNIQDLYLGWKSEEEEEVEDDEDEYKAAINSVMVLEGLQPHPNLEILSIKGFLGLKLPKWLGSSSCLPNLVELRFENCNSCIILVGLGQLPCLEILRIMGMDSLECLGEEFYYREEEESTTYSAKPTTRTLFPSLIKLIIENMKNLIEWVAPPSRYISFPCLEEVDIYRCGNLITVPDFRLCTSLRELSIQGCDKLNKESTSYGFIQKEEQPDDPSDVYQSLTTERYRAQKISSGTPEISEIQEIAAPEIEKVSHTSNLENVRGGMEDVERLKLKEMQHLEDLNHSWNYPYDDADVGIDGSANDGKVLEGLHPSPNQKILTISGFEGLKLPKWMGLSHLVELYFSDCKRCEKLPALGMLPCLVVLRIYGMMSLKCLGQEFYFPEESTSSSAKATLATILFPSLIRFELGDIDNLEEWVAPLPHYCMAFPVLETLGIIGCSKLTSIPDFRLTTSLWELTIEDCDKLYTKSISYVEQNDDPNPITTESAVRWNYYRAGTTDRYLVKEITSGTAEDSGIQDITALETEKFLHIRNLENVRGGREVAERAKLRDKQHLEDLYLSWDSFEDGCIDRSVNDGEVLEGLQPHPNLQKLTISGSRGLKLPNWMGFSNYLPHLVEIYFYGCNSCKQLPALGMLPCLRILKIEEMNLLQSLGQEFYYQQQESSCAGSSSSNYGEIKEEKINTKKQTRQAFSSFFKKNKKPETSLPSSSGISVFHSLVELNLIDMSILEEWAAPHDSFKPFSSLESLIVSGCLRLKSIPFSSCSSLKNLELCHTNDEAVNLILASTGGERLTTLASVSIKYSPQLQFFPVLLLQNNDTRIQSLEIAHCPNFKGFRILNNKELRANVSSDTGFNCSCLPSFKLFDYVKLASSDTGFDNNISSLCSLKLFDCPALSSVPDLREWNSLNQLWIEDCDKLKESFSYSLKSLTHLRPLYVDGFINPPQN, from the exons ATGGAAGAGCGTATTCTTGATTATGGTGCATCAGAAGTGTTGAAAAAGCTGGTATTTGCCATTAGCAGGGAGATGAGTATGGCATGGGGTGTTAAGGATGAGCTGAAAAAGCTTAACCAAACATTGGAATTGATTGCGAATAAAACATCCGATGCGGAGCGGAAGCAGGTGAATGATCATGCGGTTTCTCTTTGGTTGAGAAGGCTTAAAGATGTTTCTTACGATGCTGATGATGTTCTGGATGAGTTTTCTTATGAAGCTACGCGTCGATCTGAGAAGAACCGTAAGGTAAAAAAAAATTTCTATTCCTCCAACCCCCTTGCCTTTCGTTTTAAACTGGCTAGACAAATCAAGGGTATCAATAAACGGTTGGAAGATATTGCAACTGATATGGGAAGATTTAAGCTTCAAACTAGTAGTGGTCCATATGAACAGCATAACAAGCGTCTAACTGCTTCATTCATTGGAGATGATCTGAAAATTGTAGGAAGAGATGAAGATAAATCAAATATAATTAGGATGCTAACAATGACGGATAGcatatcgtcgtcaaaatcttctCAATCATCTTCTATCGAAAAAGTCTCCGCCATATCCATAGTTGGTATCGGGGGACTAGGAAAGACCACTCTAGTAAAGTCCATATACAAAGACAGATCAGTAGAAAATCATTTCATGAAGAGATTTTGGGTTTCTACTTCTGATAATTTCGATGTGTTTAAGATTTTAAGAAATATTATGGAGTCCATCACTGATTCTAATAGCGAAGATTTTTCAAGCGTTGCTGTATTGGCACATCAAGTAAGAGAAAGcttaaaaggaacaaaatatttgctAGTTCTAAGTGACCTGTGGAGTGAAGATCTCATGGGATGGAATAACCTTAAGAGTGTCCTAGATTTCGGCTCTGTTGGTAGTAAGATTATAGTCACTACACGCAGTCAAAGAGTTGCATCGATGGTGCAAGGTTTATTTCCTCCTTACAATCTAGGTGCGTTATCAGCAGCTGAGTGTTGGTCCATTATGAAGAACAAAGCTTTTTTTCCGGGGGGAGCGTCCGAGACTCCAACTATGGAAAATATTGGGAAGGATATAGCAAAAAAATGTGGAGGTTCGCCGCTTGCTGCAAAGTTTTTCGGTTGTCTTATGCACTCGCAGAATGATGAAAAGCATTGGTTGTCGATCAGAGACGACAAAAGCTTAGAGACAAATGGTTACGAGGGAATCATACGGATACTGAAATTGAGTTATGATAATTTATCATCCCATTTGAAACAGTGTTTTGTATATTGTTGTTTATTTCCAAAAGATTGGGTATTTAACAGAGAAACACTGATTCGGTTGTGGATAGCCGAAGGATTCATTCATCCATTTAACGAAGGAAATGGAAACTCGCTTGAAGATATTGGTAACGattatttccttagtttgttgtCTAGCTGTTTCTTTCAAGATGTAGAAAAGAATGACTTAGGTGACATCACATGGTTCACAATGCACGATCTAGTACATGATCTTGCGTTAAGTTTGGCTTCCGGTGAAGTCGCAATTTGCAAAGCAAGTGGAATGGAAAATGATGCGTCTGGAATTCGTCGCCTGCTGTTAATGGGGGAAGGACTACTACCAATAACAATTTCTGATGTATTAGAGAACGCAAAAAAGCTGAGGACATTTTTTTTTCAAGGAGGCATTTATCCGAATGCAAGTATTAACAAGCGTCTTCGGGTAATACATCGACTTGGTGCTAAAAGGCAACCAGAAACTATATCTTCTTCCAATTTCAAGTTTAAACACATAAGGTACTTTGACCTCAGTTATTGTAATTTTGAAGATGTTCATGCGGAGTCCATTCACCAACTCTACAATCTCCAAACTCTCGATCTTCACCATTCCAAAAATGTTCAAAACATTTTCAAAGAAGGAATTGGTTCTTTGATTAGTTTGCGATGTCTAGATCTGTCTTCTTCAGACGCCAACCTTCTGCCTGATTCTATTGGTCATCTCCAAAATCTATCGTCCCTTGATATTTCATCTACAAAAATCTCAGAGTTACCCGATTCAATCTGTCTCCTATATAATTTAACCAGGTTCAACTTCAGCCATTGCCGTCAATTAAAAGCACTACCTCGTAACTTTGGAGCTTTGACACAACTAAGGTCACTTGATTTGATTGGTACTGAAATAACAGAGTTGCCCGAGTCTTTGACTAGCAACATCTGTAAATTAGAGTTTGTGACCTTTGGAGAGTCTTGTAAATTTCCTGAAGACATCAAGAATTGGGTGGAATTGAGACATCTGAAGTCCTGGGGACGGAGAGTTCATCATGTAATAGCACCTAAAGGTATAGAAAAGCTAATTCGGTTGGAAATTTTAGCTCCTTACCTGGTGAGGAAAGAAGCTTTCTCAACCAGAATCAGTAATGATTCTAGTTCTTCTATCCAAGAATTAGCAGATCTAAACTCTCTCCGGAAGTTAGTGATACTAAGTCTAGAGAACGTGAGAGGTGGTAAAATAGAGGCGGAGAAGGCAAAGTTAAAAGATAAGCAAAACATTCAAGATTTGTATTTAGGATGGaaatctgaagaagaagaagaagtagaagatgatgaagatgaatataaGGCTGCTATCAATTCTGTTATGGTGCTGGAAGGTCTCCAACCTCATCCTAATTTGGAGATATTGTCTATCAAGGGTTTTCTCGGTTTAAAGCTTCCGAAGTGGTTGGGTTCATCTTCCTGTCTTCCTAATTTAGTGGAATTAAGATTTGAGAACTGCAACAGCTGTATAATTCTTGTTGGTCTCGGTCAGCTCCCATGTCTTGAGATTCTTCGTATTATGGGTATGGATTCACTGGAGTGTTTGGGTGAAGAGTTTTATTaccgggaagaagaagaaagcactACTTATTCTGCAAAACCTACAACAAGAACATTATTCCCTTCGCTAATCAAGTTGATAATTGAGAATATGAAGAATTTAATAGAATGGGTTGCTCCTCCGTCAAGGTATATTTCATTCCCTTGCCTCGAGGAAGTCGACATCTATAGATGCGGTAATTTGATAACTGTACCCGACTTTCGACTGTGTACTTCTCTCCGAGAATTAAGCATTCAAGGTTGCGACAAATTAAATAAGGAGTCTACATCCTATGGttttattcaaaaggaagagcAGCCTGATGATCCATCCGATGTATATCAATCACTTACTACCGAGAG ATACCGGGCTCAGAAAATATCCTCTGGAACACCTGAAATCAG TGAAATCCAAGAAATAGCGGCACCAGAGATCGAGAAGGTTTCACATACAAGTAATCTCGAGAATGTGAGAGGTGGAATGGAAGATGTGGAGAGACTAAAGTTAAAGGAAATGCAACACCTTGAGGATTTGAATCATTCTTGGAATTATCCATATGATGATGCTGACGTGGGTATTGATGGAAGTGCAAATGATGGAAAGGTGTTGGAAGGTCTTCATCCTAGCCCCAATCAAAAGATATTGACCATATCTGGGTTTGAAGGTTTAAAGCTTCCAAAGTGGATGGGTTTGTCACATTTGGTGGAATTATATTTCTCAGACTGCAAGAGATGTGAGAAGCTTCCTGCACTTGGTATGCTCCCCTGCCTTGTAGTTCTTCGGATTTATGGAATGATGTCGTTGAAGTGTTTGGGTCAGGAATTCTACTTCCCAGAAGAAAGCACCAGTAGTTCTGCAAAAGCTACACTAGCAACTATATTATTCCCATCGTTAATCAGGTTCGAGCTCGGTGATATTGATAATTTAGAAGAATGGGTTGCTCCTCTCCCACATTATTGTATGGCCTTCCCTGTTCTTGAAACTCTAGGAATTATTGGTTGTAGTAAATTGACATCTATACCAGATTTTCGGCTAACTACTTCTCTCTGGGAGTTAACCATTGAAGATTGTGACAAGTTGTATACGAAATCTATATCCTATGTGGAGCAGAATGATGATCCAAATCCAATTACCACCGAGTCGGCAGTGCGGTGGAATTATTACCGAGCTGGTACAACTGACAG GTACTTGGTTAAAGAAATCACCTCTGGAACAGCTGAAGACAG TGGAATTCAAGATATAACGGCACTAGAGACTGAGAAATTTTTACATATAAGAAATCTGGAGAATGTGAGAGGTGGAAGAGAAGTCGCAGAAAGAGCTAAGTTAAGGGACAAGCAACACCTTGaggatttgtatctatcttgggATTCTTTTGAGGATGGGTGTATTGATAGAAGTGTGAATGATGGAGAGGTGTTGGAAGGTCTCCAACCTCACCCTAATTTGCAGAAGTTGACAATATCTGGTTCTAGAGGTTTAAAGCTTCCGAACTGGATGGGTTTCTCTAATTATCTTCCTCATCTGGTGGAGATATATTTCTACGGGTGCAATAGTTGTAAGCAACTTCCTGCGTTGGGTATGCTCCCTTGTCTTAGAATTCTTAAGATAGAGGAAATGAATTTACTGCAGTCTTTGGGTCAGGAGTTTTATTACCAGCAACAAGAAAGTAGCTGtgctggcagcagcagcagcaactacggagaaataaaagaagaaaaaatcaatacTAAGAAACAGACTAGGCAAGcattttcatcatttttcaagaaaaacaaaaaacctgAAACATCTTTGCCATCATCATCTGGAATATCAGTGTTTCATTCGTTGGTTGAGTTGAATCTTATAGATATGTCAATTCTTGAAGAATGGGCTGCTCCTCATGATTCTTTTAAACCCTTCTCATcccttgaaagtttgattgtcagTGGCTGCTTAAGGTTGAAATCTATACCattttcttcatgttcttctcttaAGAACTTGGAGTTGTGTCATACCAACGACGAGGCGGTTAACTTGATCTTAGCCAGCACAGGAGGAGAACGACTGACCACCCTTGCATCTGTGTCCATAAAGTATTCGCCTCAACTTCAATTTTTCCCTGTGTTGTTACTCCAAAACAACGACACTCGTATTCAATCCCTAGAAATCGCACACTGCCCAAACTTTAAAGGTTTTCGTATTCTTAACAATAAGGAACTCCGAGCAAATGTATCTTCAGACACTGGTTTCAACTGCAGCTGTCTCCCCTCATTcaagttatttgattatgtgaaGTTAGCATCTTCAGACACTGGATTCGACAACAACATCAGCTCTCTCTGCTCGCTGAAGTTATTTGATTGTCCTGCTTTGTCATCTGTTCCGGATCTAAGAGAATGGAATTCTCTCAATCAACTATGGATTGAGGATTGTGATAAACTGAAAGAATCTTTTTCTTATAGTTTGAAATCCCTGACACATCTTAGACCATTGTATGTTGATGGCTTCATCAATCCACCTCAAAACTAA